The following coding sequences are from one Streptomyces venezuelae window:
- a CDS encoding DAK2 domain-containing protein has protein sequence MVKEAKQVPQNLDAVAVRAWCRLALDALGRAREEIDSINVYPVADGDTGTNLYLTVESASQAVDAAFTGHEPALPSLAETVRAMAHGALIGARGNSGTILSQLLRGMAQVIGAQGEPGGEADHVEGPVLERALRQAAESAYQAVAHPVEGTVLTVATAAADAATGTGGDCGAVARAAYDGACAALDATPGQLAVLGRAGVVDAGGRGLVAVLGALTGALSGESLIPRSSAHLKGSVHARVDVDGGEAVECDDVPGEEGGPAFEVIYLLEADDAAVTRLRARLDRLGDSLVVVGGDGLWNVHVHVDDAGAAVEAGVEAGRPHRIRITHFGADDAHTTSQRSTAPPRERAQRAVVAVVPGEGLAGLYSEAGATTVPARVGEPPASGELVDAIRRAHAREVVLLPNDAELRHTAAAAAEQARTEGVRVALIPTRSAVQGIAALAVHEPDRRFDEDVVAMTSAAGATRYGELAVAERQSWTMAGICQTGDVLGLIDGDVAVIGSEVARTAVSVLDRMLSAGGEMVTLVLGESVPDTVAEHLEKHVRETYLAVDTVVYRGGRQSALLLIGVE, from the coding sequence ATGGTCAAGGAGGCGAAACAGGTGCCGCAGAACCTCGACGCGGTCGCGGTGCGCGCCTGGTGCCGACTGGCTCTGGACGCCCTCGGCAGGGCCCGCGAGGAGATCGACTCGATCAACGTCTACCCGGTCGCCGACGGGGACACGGGGACGAACCTCTATCTGACCGTGGAGTCCGCCTCCCAGGCGGTGGACGCGGCGTTCACGGGCCACGAGCCCGCCCTCCCCTCCCTGGCCGAGACGGTGCGCGCGATGGCGCACGGCGCGCTCATAGGCGCCCGCGGGAACTCGGGCACGATCCTGTCGCAGTTGCTGCGGGGGATGGCGCAGGTCATCGGCGCCCAGGGGGAGCCGGGCGGTGAGGCAGATCACGTCGAGGGGCCGGTCCTCGAGCGCGCGCTGCGGCAGGCCGCCGAATCCGCGTACCAGGCGGTCGCCCACCCCGTGGAGGGCACCGTCCTGACGGTGGCCACCGCGGCGGCCGACGCGGCGACCGGCACCGGCGGCGACTGCGGGGCCGTGGCCAGGGCGGCGTACGACGGGGCCTGTGCGGCGCTGGACGCGACGCCGGGGCAGCTCGCGGTGCTCGGCCGCGCCGGAGTGGTGGACGCCGGAGGGCGTGGGCTCGTGGCGGTCCTGGGGGCGCTGACGGGCGCCCTGTCGGGTGAGAGCCTCATCCCGAGGAGCTCGGCGCACCTCAAGGGCTCGGTCCACGCGCGCGTGGACGTCGACGGAGGCGAGGCCGTCGAGTGCGATGACGTACCCGGCGAGGAGGGCGGCCCCGCTTTCGAGGTGATCTACCTCCTGGAGGCGGACGACGCCGCCGTCACCCGGCTGCGGGCCCGCCTCGACCGGCTCGGCGACTCCCTCGTGGTGGTCGGCGGCGACGGGCTCTGGAACGTCCACGTCCACGTCGACGACGCGGGAGCGGCCGTCGAGGCCGGTGTGGAGGCGGGCCGCCCCCACCGCATCCGCATCACCCACTTCGGTGCGGACGACGCGCACACCACCTCCCAGCGCTCCACCGCCCCGCCTCGGGAACGCGCACAGCGTGCCGTCGTCGCCGTGGTGCCCGGCGAGGGCCTCGCGGGGCTGTACTCCGAGGCGGGGGCGACCACCGTGCCCGCGCGCGTGGGGGAGCCGCCCGCCAGCGGCGAGCTCGTCGACGCGATCCGGCGGGCCCACGCCCGCGAGGTCGTGCTCCTGCCGAACGACGCCGAGCTGCGGCACACCGCGGCTGCCGCCGCGGAACAGGCCCGCACCGAGGGCGTACGCGTCGCGCTCATCCCCACCCGCTCCGCGGTCCAGGGCATCGCGGCCCTCGCCGTGCACGAGCCGGACCGCCGCTTCGACGAGGACGTCGTCGCCATGACCTCGGCGGCCGGCGCGACCCGCTACGGCGAACTCGCCGTCGCCGAGCGCCAGTCCTGGACGATGGCGGGCATCTGTCAGACGGGCGACGTGCTCGGCCTGATCGACGGCGACGTCGCCGTGATCGGCTCCGAGGTGGCCCGCACCGCCGTCTCCGTGCTCGACCGGATGCTGTCGGCGGGCGGCGAGATGGTCACGCTCGTCCTCGGCGAATCCGTGCCGGACACCGTCGCCGAGCACCTGGAGAAGCACGTGCGCGAGACGTACCTGGCCGTCGACACCGTCGTCTACCGCGGAGGCCGCCAGTCGGCGCTGCTGCTGATCGGCGTGGAGTAG